A single region of the Eublepharis macularius isolate TG4126 chromosome 14, MPM_Emac_v1.0, whole genome shotgun sequence genome encodes:
- the LOC129342295 gene encoding uncharacterized protein LOC129342295 yields MMSSRGHQRTALECRNKTKAMRLEYKRVIAHNSTSGNGPVTCPYFRELDSILRGDASVKPRRIARSLNLGIGPQELIRPDVIMEGSEELFTHDLVTVDSTLLRTSSPTTMYEQNHSTSSTDVADDDLDRTIDGLEDKENDPPGANAEGDADSESDLPMGHRLRDNNGRLNACLAELSPGTRLNQIRNRKRRNAALYGVADQMMNRSRQEHDAHLAEWRIDREVMCEWRSDERRLQREFLEQARSESDNFARAWQQNIAVMTDAVQTLKALGEMLTSQRQQPLVTQETEQLSQDVLTVSNRHTNSRRSCVGKPRDRLTL; encoded by the exons ATGATGTCCTCCCGTGGCCATCAACGCACAGCCCTGGAATGTCGTAACAAAACCAAAGCCATGCGTTTGGAGTACAAACGCGTGATTGCTCACAATTCCACCTCGGGCAACGGACCAGTCACCTGCCCATACTTCAGGGAGCTGGACAGCATATTGAGAGGTGATGCGAGTGTGAAGCCAAGAAGAATTGCACGCAGCTTGAATTTGGGTATTGGTCCCCAGGAGCTGATCAGGCCTGATGTAATCATGGAGGGATCAGAGGAGTTATTTACCCATGATTTGGTGACCGTGGATTCCACCCTCTTGAGAACCTCGTCACCAACGACCATGTATGAAC AGAATCACTCAACATCGTCCACAGATGTAGCAGATGATGACCTTGACCGCACCATAGATGGACTGGAAGACAAGG AGAATGATCCCCCCGGTGCCAATGCTGAGGGTGATGCGGACAGTGAATCTGACCTGCCAATGGGCCATCGCTTGCGTGACAACAATG GAAGATTGAACGCATGTTTGGCAGAACTTTCTCCGGGGACAAGGTTAAACCAAATCAGAAACAGGAAGAGGCGTAACGCGGCACTATATGGCGTGGCAGACCAAATGATGAACCGGTCTCGCCAGGAACATGACGCTCATCTCGCAGAGTGGAGGATTGACAGAGAGGTCATGTGTGAATGGAGGTCGGATGAGAGGCGGCTCCAGAGAGAGTTTTTGGAGCAGGCAAGGTCAGAAAGTGACAACTTTGCTAGGGCATGGCAACAGAACATTGCTGTGATGACTGATGCTGTCCAAACATTGAAAGCACTTGGAGAGATGCTCACAAGTCAGCGCCAGCAACCACTTGTCACGCAAGAAACAGAACAGTTGTCTCAGGACGTTTTAACTGTCTCTAACAGGCACACCAACAGCAGACGGTCATGCGTTGGCAAACCTAGAGATAGGCTGACCCTCTGA
- the LOC129342296 gene encoding uncharacterized protein LOC129342296, with protein sequence MACQSQMLLACWRYRAQRRRAVARFLSSNSLTTLAMTRARRRRRQPRQQWFFLAEMQEPRQHWVYPRSTDWWENIVLRHWDEHRWIRRFRMSKGTFLELVSALRPTLQRKTTTFRSPISVERRVAVAIWWLASGTSYQVTSDLFGLGKSTVASAVVEFCLAVELHLLSRTVLFGDSIAQIMDGFRRMGFPHCVGAVDGTHIAICAPGGRPEQYGNRKNYSSILLQGTVDHRGRFVDAEVGWSGKNHDAFVFAHSALCSAMDSGALIPNNHDMVLDGIRIPPVILADGAYPMRRWLMKPYGRTATTPAQRNFDRQLARCRNVVERSFGRLKSRWRCLSHRLQIREQNVISVVTACVVLHNLCESKGHPIVGGGECPSPVLLSQQEEQDFNGNTRHLAEGKMVRDALARHILGRMDSL encoded by the exons ATGGCATGCCAGTCTCAGATGCTGCTGGCCTGCTGGCGGTACCGTGCCCAAAGGCGCAGGGCTGTTGCCAGATTTTTGTCCAGCAACTCGCTCACCACCCTGGCAATGACACGTGCACGAAGACGGCGGCGCCAGCCCCGACAGCAGTGGTTTTTTCTTGCAGAGATGCAGGAACCGAGGCAGCATTGGGTATACCCACGCAGCACGGATTGGTGGGAGAACATCGTGCTGCGACATTGGGATGAACATCGGTGGATTCGCCGTTTCAGAATGTCCAAGGGCACATTTTTGGAATTGGTCTCCGCTCTCCGTCCAACGCTTCAGCGAAAGACAACCACATTCCGCTCCCCAATATCTGTTGAGCGCAGAGTAGCTGTTGCGATCtggtggcttgcaagcggcaccAGTTACCAGGTCACCAGTGACTTGTTCGGACTTGGCAAGTCAACGGTTGCCTCGGCTGTCGTAGAATTCTGCCTTGCCGTCGAGCTGCACCTGCTTTCAAGAACGGTTCTCTTTGGAGACTCTATTGCACAG ATAATGGATGGCTTCAGGAGGATGGGGTTTCCTCATTGCGTGGGAGCAGTAGACGGCACACATATCGCCATTTGTGCCCCTGGTGGCCGTCCAGAGCAGTATGGCAACAGGAAAAACTACTCCTCGATACTGCTCCAGGGGACCGTGGACCACAGAGGAAGGTTTGTGGACGCTGAGGTCGGGTGGAGTGGCAAAAACCATGATGCGTTTGTTTTTGCCCACTCCGCCCTGTGTTCTGCAATGGACTCCGGCGCACTGATCCCCAACAACCACGACATGGTTTTGGATGGGATTAGGATTCCACCGGTGATTTTGGCTGACGGTGCATATCCCATGCGCAGGTGGCTCATGAAGCCATACGGCCGAACCGCAACAACCCCTGCACAGCGGAATTTCGATCGTCAACTTGCTCGctgcaggaacgtggtggaaaggagCTTCGGTAGATTGAAATCCAGGTGGAGGTGTCTCTCACACAGGCTGCAGATCAGAGAGCAAAATGTCATCTCGGTTGTGACTGCATGTGTGGTGCTCCACAACTTGTGCGAGAGCAAAGGGCACCCGATAGTGGGTGGTGGTGAATGTCCCTCACCGGTGCTGCTGTCCCAACAGGAGGAGCAAGATTTCAATGGCAACACCCGGCACCTTGCAGAGGGCAAGATGGTCCGCGATGCCCTTGCTAGACACATCCTTGGAAGGATGGACTCACTCTGA